The sequence AACCCCGGGCTGCCGCTCCATGACAATCAATATTTCCGTATCCGCCTGCGGTATCTCTATCTTTTCAACAGTTTCCCTGTAGCCAAGGTGCGAAACCGACAAATACAGACTGTCGCCGGCAGTGGCAGAAAAACCAAAACGGCCGTCAGGGCCGGAAACGGCAATAAGAATGCCGTACCCGTCAGAAACGACGGCTCCTGAAAGGGGCTGCAGATCGCTGTCCAGCACCCTTCCCCTTATATAAACCTTTTCCTGTGCCGCTGTGTATGCAAGTAACATACCAGATGCCAGCACAAGGCATAGCAACCTTCTCATTATACTGGAAGAATTACACTAAGTGGTGAGGAATTTTTTGAGTAAGATGTTTTCAGGAGAGGAGTGGAGGGGCACGCAGCAGTTTGTGGTTGCCTGTATATAGAATGGCAGGCTCCCGGTAAAAGAAAGGATATATTACAGATATTATATCTTCAGTAAAGAAGATATATACGGAATAATCAAGGCTGAATTTTGCAAGTTCAAAATCACATAGAGGACACTCCTCATGCAAATGAGTAAATTCCTGCCCGTTAAAAACAGGTGAAACCGGCTCATGGAGAGTATCATTTTCGCCGGCTCTATCTGTACCGGCCAGCGTATGATGTTTTTGGCCGTGTCTGATGGTATGGCTGCAACAACCTGCATGTGCCGGACACGAATTACTGCTTTCCTGAGCTATTCCATGAATATGGCCGGCATCATGATGGTGGTCATGGAAGATAATATGCAGCGTTTGTGAAACAAACGGGAACATTATCAGTGCCGTGAGCAGAAGTGCCTTGTGCCGGGTGAATTTATCCACGCTTCAAATTAATTCAGGTATGCAGATGCAAAATTATACAAAGAAAACTTATCTGCCTACCATTCATGCACAATAATACATGTACACTATTGTTATCAATATAATTTGAAGGATATTCCTATCTTTGCTTTTAAATATCAAGATATGTACAATTATGTGTGGCCGTAGCACACCTGATAACCTGATACACTTATGATAAATTATAAGATTACCGGAGAGATGAAGCTTTCCGATATAGTTGACAGCGACAAGAGGGCGCTCGTTTTATTCCCGAGGTTCGGTATCGAGCCTGGTTTCGGCGACCATAATGTTGAAGAGGTATGCCTGAAAAGAGGCGTTGACCTGCAGTTTTTTTTGTTGATGGTCAACACCTTTCTCAACCCTGATTACTTCCCTGACAAACAGCTGAAGCGGGTTGATGTGGATATGCTGATCAGCTACCTTGCTGAATCGCACAATTACTATCTTGAAGAGAAAATTCCATACCTTCAGTCACTTATAAATAACTTTAAAAACAGGGTCGATCACCCTGCTGTATTACAGCTTGAAAAATTTTTCGACCAGTATATCGATGAGGTCAGGGATCACCTGGCGTATGAGGATGAGACGGCCTTCCCCTATATGGAACGGATATCCGCTTACGGCAAGTCACGCCTGCCTCTTGAGAAGATTGACTACTCGGTAGATGTATTTGAAGAGAGGCATGACAATATCCAGGAGAAACTGTCTGATTTGAAGAATCTCCTCGTAAAATACTTTCCTCCGGCGGGAGACCGGTATATACGTATCAGGTTGCTGAACGAGCTGATTGATTTCGAGGAGGACCTGATAAACCATGCAAGGATTGAAGATAAGGTCCTTATCCCTGTTGTCAGGCAGCTCGAAAAACAGGTCAGGTAACACCTTGTAATTAATGAAATATGAGCCAAACCATTCTCATAGCAGAACAGTCTGAGATAATCAGGAAAGGGTTGGTCCAGATAACCGGAAATTTCAACCTGTTTGACAATATCCATGAAATTTCCTGTAGCTCGAGACTTAAAACTTCCCTGACAAGGCTTGAACCTGATGTGCTGGTTATAAATCCTGCGCTGATTGATCCTGAAATGCAGCAGTGGCTTGCCGGTTACCGTGACCGGAAGAACGGGTCAGGCGCAGTTGATACGGATGACGGCAATGAATATGGAGATAATCGTGAAAATACCGGAAAATATGAAATTAAGCCGGGCTACTTCAGGATTGCTGCGATTATCCACACCCTCATTGATGATGAATTAAAAGATCTGTTTGATGAGGTGATCCAGGTAGGTGATACCGGCCTGAAGATCAGGGGTAAAATCAACTCTATGCTAAGCAGGCCCGCTTCACCGGGCAGTCCCGTACATGATGATACATTGTCCAGCCGCGAAAAAGACGTTGTCAGGCTCCTGGCCAGGGGTTTGAGCAACAAAG comes from Marinilabiliales bacterium and encodes:
- a CDS encoding hemerythrin domain-containing protein — encoded protein: MINYKITGEMKLSDIVDSDKRALVLFPRFGIEPGFGDHNVEEVCLKRGVDLQFFLLMVNTFLNPDYFPDKQLKRVDVDMLISYLAESHNYYLEEKIPYLQSLINNFKNRVDHPAVLQLEKFFDQYIDEVRDHLAYEDETAFPYMERISAYGKSRLPLEKIDYSVDVFEERHDNIQEKLSDLKNLLVKYFPPAGDRYIRIRLLNELIDFEEDLINHARIEDKVLIPVVRQLEKQVR
- a CDS encoding helix-turn-helix transcriptional regulator, yielding MSQTILIAEQSEIIRKGLVQITGNFNLFDNIHEISCSSRLKTSLTRLEPDVLVINPALIDPEMQQWLAGYRDRKNGSGAVDTDDGNEYGDNRENTGKYEIKPGYFRIAAIIHTLIDDELKDLFDEVIQVGDTGLKIRGKINSMLSRPASPGSPVHDDTLSSREKDVVRLLARGLSNKEISEELFISPHTVITHRKNITRKLNIKSVAGLIVYAIINGIVNVDELHDNGNV